In the genome of Vicia villosa cultivar HV-30 ecotype Madison, WI linkage group LG7, Vvil1.0, whole genome shotgun sequence, one region contains:
- the LOC131618402 gene encoding cytochrome P450 704C1-like — protein MDVLYTMLTFISFSFLAFFLAISYIMMTIFKGKSIGDPKYAPVKGTVFNQLFYFKRLHDYHAKMAKTHPTMRLLAPYQSELYTIDVRNIEHVLKTNFDKYSKGKYNQDIVTDLLGEGIFVVDGEKWKQQRKVASYEFSTRVLRDFSCSVFRKNAAKLVKVISKFSQEGLHFDMQDLQMRCALDSIFKVGFGTELNCLEESNKEGIEFMKAFDESNAIIYWRYVDPFWSLKRFLNIGGEAKLKRNVKLIDEFVNGVIKTKKEQLTLQQDSNVKEDILSRFLMESKKGETNISDKYLRDIILNFMIAGKDTTANTLSWFFYMLCKNPLVEQKIVQEIKDVICCSDGSEVKIDEFVENLTDAVVDKMHYLHAALTETLRLYPVVPVDGRTADAPDVLPTGHKLEKGDGVYYLAYAMGRMTSIWGEDVEEFRPERWINEGIFQPESPFKFVAFHGGPRMCLGKDFAYRQMKIVAMALLHFFRFKLENGTQNVTYKVMFTLHLDKGLPLNAIPRS, from the exons ATGGATGTTTTGTACACCATGTTGACTTTCATATCCTTCTCTTTTCTAGCTTTTTTCCTAGCCATTTCTTACATCATGATGACAATCTTCAAAGGAAAATCCATAGGGGATCCTAAATATGCACCTGTTAAAGGCACAGTCTTCAACCAACTTTTCTACTTTAAGAGACTCCATGATTACCATGCTAAAATGGCAAAAACTCATCCAACTATGAGGCTTCTTGCTCCATATCAAAGTGAGCTGTACACAATAGATGTGAGAAATATTGAACATGTATTGAAAACAAATTTCGATAAATATTCTAAAGGTAAGTATAATCAAGATATTGTGACTGATCTTTTGGGTGAGGGGATTTTTGTTGTTGATGGTGAAAAATGGAAGCAGCAGAGAAAAGTTGCTAGCTATGAATTCTCCACAAGAGTTCTTAGAGATTTTAGTTGTTCCGTGTTTAGAAAGAATGCTGCGAAATTAGTTAAAGTTATATCAAAATTTTCTCAAGAGGGTCTTCATTTTGATATGCAA GACTTACAAATGAGATGTGCTTTGGACTCGATATTCAAAGTTGGGTTTGGAACAGAACTGAATTGCTTAGAGGAATCAAACAAAGAGGGAATTGAATTCATGAAAGCCTTTGATGAATCAAATGCTATAATTTACTGGCGCTACGTTGATCCTTTTTGGAGCCTTAAGAGGTTTCTAAACATTGGTGGTGAAGCGAAGCTTAAGCGCAATGTGAAATTGATAGATGAATTTGTGAATGGAGTCATAAAGACTAAAAAGGAACAATTGACTCTTCAGCAAGATTCT aatGTTAAAGAAGATATACTATCAAGGTTTTTAATGGAAAGCAAGAAAGGCGAAACAAATATAAGTGATAAGTATTTGAGGGATATAATTCTAAACTTTATGATAGCTGGAAAAGACACAACTGCGAACACGCTTTCGTGGTTCTTCTACATGCTATGCAAGAACCCTCTTGTTGAGCAAAAGATTGTTCAAGAAATAAAAGATGTGATTTGTTGTAGTGATGGAAGTGAAGTCAAGATAGATGAGTTTGTTGAGAATTTAACAGATGCAGTAGTTGATAAAATGCATTATCTTCATGCAGCTTTGACAGAAACATTGAGATTGTACCCTGTAGTGCCTGTG GATGGAAGAACTGCAGATGCTCCTGATGTTCTTCCCACTGGACACAAACTCGAAAAGGGTGACGGTGTGTACTACTTGGCATATGCTATGGGTCGAATGACTTCAATTTGGGGGGAGGACGTGGAGGAATTTCGGCCTGAAAGATGGATTAATGAAGGAATTTTCCAACCGGAATCACCATTCAAATTTGTAGCATTTCAT GGTGGACCTCGTATGTGTTTAGGGAAGGACTTTGCATACAGACAGATGAAAATAGTGGCAATGGCTCTTTTGCATTTCTTCAGATTTAAATTGGAAAATGGGACACAAAATGTGACATATAAGGTCATGTTTACTCTTCACTTGGACAAGGGTCTCCCTCTCAATGCAATTCCAAGATCATGA